The DNA window ttGGTGTCTAGCAATTTTCACAGTTTCATGTTATTATCGGGCCTcatgtaatttaaaaaaaaaaattctaaaaataacACTAACAAATAATAAGAAACTACCGATTGTTGGGCACTAGTCTGAATAGCAATACtgacatttaatgcttagataGGTATATTCGTGGGAACAAAACAAATCCTGGTAGTGAACCTAAACAATACACGTGGGAAAAATTGAAAAACCAAAGTGCTAATGCTATAATCCTTTGTATTCCCACAACAGTTGTTGCAATTTATGACTCGACACTAATTTATCTGAAGTGATCACATCAACAAACTCATTAATTatagagaaatgttaaagggcACTAGTGGTGCCTAGTACCTTCCTATGtgttaatatcgctattggtctaattaagtatcgggtcccatataatttaatataatagcttttaggaagtatcgctagccaatcgcaatgCAACATGTCGAGaaagtgctaggcaccactatctcctaatagcaatgctctttatTATATTGTGAGAAAAAGTTAAACTAGTTAGATATGGTCatatacttttatatatttatttatttttatcatatCTACCAAATGTTCGAAACATATATATCAGATTATTGGCGTGCGTGCATGCCTTATAATATTTCTTTTCATCATCTGTCTTATTTGTCGTACTTGAGGCGATTGAAAAAACCAAATAAGTTGATATATGAAATCCAAAACAGTTGAATTGGCTCTATAAAAAGGCATGACCTCAAGGTCAGTAAtaagtataaataatattacatacatatataaaatatggaGAGAAAGATTTACAGTTTTATCGTTGCTGCAATAATTTTTCTTGTAGCCACCTCTTTCAGTCCATCTGCTGCAGGCAAGCTTTCTCTATAATTTCTGTACTTTTATATTTATCAATAAGGCCTCATCATATGAATGTAAATATTattacatatatgcaaattatAACTTTTTACAAGatttataatttacattaattatttattgcatGAGTACAGAAAGTGAGAAGGTGGAACTAAGATCTGATGGTGGGAATGACATTAATCATGGTGTGGATAAAGCTAAGATATTGGACATGATGGCATACCCATACCCTCTCTCGAAAATAATAATGGAAGATAACGAATTGGGAGTTCAGTTCTGTGGATTATGCCTAAAGCCTGGGGTCACGTGTGAGAAGGGATGTCTTTGTACATGGAAATTAGGTTGGCTAATTCCTATTTGCAAGGGCCTGTGCTGCTAAATCtacaacatatataacataACATCATCGTTGGTTCTTTTTATATTGAATAATGCAAACCCTTCaatcatataaataaatgtataagAAGCATAAGGCTTAAGTAGTCATGAATGCATGCATGTTCTTAGCTGCTGCTTCTTGTTTTTTATTAATTGTAAAACAAATATGGTATGCGTTTGTCGTATTTGTAATGGTTAATAAAACATTCACTCTATTTAATTATATCCTAATGCTCTTTGACAGCTGAGATGGATTACGGATAAGAACACACACGACGATTATGTGCCATTCTTGGCACTTGAAATAGCCAATCTCGGTGTAAAGTACTAGCATTTAGATTAATTGGTCATTGTATGCATGCACTTATAATTCTACACCACCGTATTAGCTGTTATTTATTTGTTGATATTATTAAATCATCCACTTGAGGTAGCCTCAAGTGGCCATAAGGGGTGCGTGTGTattggaggtcctgggttcgagtcaCAGGTTATGctgatgtaatatataaacgcttaaatcaaaaaaaaaaaaatcatccacTATAGATTAAGAGAAATACTAAGTGCACTTAAGGTGCCAAGCAATTtgtgtaatttattaatatcaCATGTTTCACAttttaacataataaataatataaaaaattattaatagcaTCTTCAATAGAGtgctaaaaaaaatagtatattgttatattttaaagcattaaaaaaaacatactaCTCTAAAAGTATTTTAAAAAGTGTGTCCAATTTGGGAGGAATAAAaatataggaatgggaatgggaatgggaatagaaattgtaatatccgctaactccgaaagggtatttttgtaattttatttagctgagagtaatttttttatttatttattttattttacatatttatggatttaaatatgtatgggattatttttgtgatgatataatatttgattttattggcatgtgcataatgcctaatagatatatatgtctggatattttatatgggtatattattattattattattattattattattattattaacattattaacatattattattattattattattattattattattattattattattattatacgtattattattattattattattattattattattattattattattattattattattattattgttattataaaCTGTTATACGAAGTTACTTACGCACGAACGGAACACACGAACCGAAcgcctattttggtggaatgggaatcgctccacttcggttcaatgcgatattttgcttgggtttaaacacgatagaaattaggttttaaactctattttcgttcacccaaaacagagaaccaacgagagagagagaacacgtatacggcgtatacgataccgaaaattttcgtttcttcaagcggagtgaaacctgggtgaacgtgggggtttgggatcacttatatacgacctaaggaagctttttaacgtggtataaggggcggaagtcgtcgttttaagattcgccatttttgaagcttcaaaggtgcggcttagttacggactcgaattcgaacgtgtttaagcttgttcttgggtcaagggaggttatatttgagtgcatgggaccctaaggattatttttgacgtaagaaaacgaagctttaacgtccaaaacgaaaatccaaaattttggactccattaaagacggtacaccgccaacgaagaagacaaccccgttctgccttctcggaccacttttcttgatcgttttgaggtcctgagcattgtggagagcttccccaatcgaaaggacgcttcaagagcaatcagagacaaagttacactttaccggtgacgaaaccgacgagaacgcCGGCGACCGCGTTCTGACCGTTTCtgaggatcttgttctcaacaaggaaattcgttgaggtgctcgaggtagcaagtgtggtcttagcaactgaggtaagaagagtagacatctgtacacagggtgtatgttatgcatacaacttgggttggttgttatttaatttgatagtgttgtgatttccttatattttgtgagcatcattagcatgagaataatattagggtcttgctgcttgtgtgagcataacacttgcaggttataacattatcatgggtgagtacaacttatggtaattaattaccctgttggatgccaagtgtgagaataacacaaggcagggcagttcacctcatgtctgatcaacatgagtgtatagttgattatcgtatgtgagtataatgtgcgatATGAGACATGATTggtgcatgtgagaacaacatgcgttgtggatatatttatggaatgtgaattactgttgattaatattaaagagtaatttatgtcaagtaactagttaggagggttatgtcctacatagctcttcttactgggcgttagcttaCGGGTaatctgtgtgcaggtaagggtaaggccaagcagtgagattgaagagctcgaggcgtggaccgcatgttagggggctggcacagtattttgcttttaatgtttttaactgctaaacattttggaactattattttgacttaactagttcttatttaagtttacagtactaaaagtattttgttttaaacaatgagatctcatgcttggatatttttcaataaagaagtatttgattgcctttatcttattaaattgttttatacggactatcctatgtgacatctcgggaaatcagggtgttacaatatggtatcagagcaatacggtcctaaagaatgtggttagccctaacatgtaaagttcaccgccatgagacgagctcgactcacATGCATCGTAAGTGgttattacttataattaagttgccttaaatttctgcatgcgagagggtaacattattttcatgtaaaattgatgatcaaaatgatcttgatgtgtattggtttgtgtggttcaggagtttagaaatgcctcctagaaggtcagttagagtgggtcgaggtcgaggtcgaggtcgaggccaaggccaaggccgAGATGATAGAGGGATCAATGAACCACCTCAAGCACCACAGGGATGGGAAGAGCGCATTGCCGCACTGGAAGGAATCATTCATAGGCAGGATGAAGAACTTCGTCAGCTGAGACGTCAACCGGAGCCGCCAGTCCAAATAAGGCAAGATGCAGAAAATAGAGACCCACCAGCTGCAGTGGTATATCCTGCTACAGAGGCTAGACATGAGTTGTTAGCAGAGAGATTTCGGAAACAACACCCACCTGAGTTTGAGGGAGGCATAGACCCGGTAGTGGCTGAGGAGTGGATGAGTCGCATAGAAAGCATTTTGCAGATGCTAAGGGTGGATGGGAATGACCGAGTGAAGTGTGCATCTTACATGCTGAGGAAAGATGCTCGTATCTGgtgggaggtggtggaacaaacaaagaatgtagataccatgaactgggatgatttcaaaagggtctttaatgagaagtattataactcAGCAGTTCTAGCACAAAGGTCGATGAATTTACTGGGTTAGTCTAAGGGAGTCTTACTGTGactgagtatgcacaaaaatttgaTAGATTGGCGAAATTTGCTCCAGATCTGGTGCCTACTGATAGAGTGCGAGCACATCGATTTGTGGAAGGCCTGAAACCAATGGTTGCTCGAGATGTGGAAATTGTGTCAAGGGGTCAATTCAGCTATGCTCAAGTTGTCGAAATGGCTCTTACGGCTGAGCGGAGtgaaaacaaaatttggaaggaaaatgctgCCAGGAGAGAATCTAAGAAAGGTGGAGCCAATTCTAATGACCACAAGAAATGGGGACAGGACCAGTCCGGGCAGCCAAGTCAAGACAAGAGGTACAAAAGTGATAGCGACCAACGATTTAATGGCAGCAGTGGGCGAAACATTCCAGAATGCCCTAAATGTACCAAACGTCATCTCGGCGAGTGTCGCGCAAAAGCATGCTACAAATGTGGAAAAGAAGGACACATCAAACGCAATTGCCCACTGTGGGGACGGACGGGAACGAGCGAACCGAAGAAAGATGACAAGTATGTTCCAGCTAGAGTTTTTTCCATCACTCAAGCAGAAGCTGAGGCCAGTCCTTCGGTTGTATCAGGTCAGATTCCTATGGCCAACACCACTTGTAAAGTTTTATTTGATTCTGGTGCAACTCATTCCTTTATTGCTAGCACAATTGTAAATCATATAAATGCACCGAGTGAATTATTTACTGTGGGGTTTGGGACCATGTTACCATCTGGGGAGGTTGTAATCTCTAGAAGTTGGCTTAGGGGTGTACctgtcaggatagatggtagagaattatttgtagacctgattgtattagatttatttgattttgatgtaaTCTTGGGCATGGATTTTCTTACCAAATATGGAGCATCAATTGACTGCAAGCAAAAGAAAGTTGTTTTCACACCAGAAGATGGAGAGACTTTCGAGTTCAGGGGGGTAGGAAAGAAACCCCGCACTCCTATTATTTCGGCAATGAAGGCTGGGCAACTATTGCagcgtgggtgcttagggtatctagtttatgtggttgatgacaccaagaaaattgaaagaaagccGGAGGAAACACGGGTGGTTGCTGAGTTTCTTGATGTATTTCCAGAGGAGTTACCCGGGTTACCACCACACAGAGAAATCGAATTTGTGATAGAATTAGTGCCCGGAACGGCACCGGTTCCCGCGCACCATATAGGATGGCACCATCGGAATTGAAAGAACTCAAAATACAGTTGGAAGAATTGCTTAAGTTAGGGTTTATCAGACCTAGCTACTCTCCGTGGGGCGCACCAGTTctatttgttaaaaagaaagacggtactatgagaatgtgcatagatTACCGAGAACTGAACAAGGTGACTATAAAGAATCGGTACCCATTACCGAGGATTGACGACTTGTTCGACCAGCTTCAAGGGAAAAAGgtattttctaagattgatcttcgttcaGGATACCATCAGCTAAGAATCAAAAATGAAGACATACCGAAGACAGCCTTCAGAACGAGATACGGGCATTACGAGTTCATggtgatgtcatttggacttACAAATGCCCCAGCAACTTTTATGGACCTCATGAATCGAGTCTTCAAGGAATATCTGGATCAGTTTGTCATTGTATTCATAGATGATATACTGATTTATTCTAAGACAGAGGAGGAACATGAGGAGCACTTACGCTTGACCTTACAACGACTGAGAGAACATCAATTGTATGCCAAGTAcaaaaaatgtgagttctggttgtccgaggttgcATTTTTGGGCCACATTGTCACTAACGGGGGAATAAAAGTAGATCCTGCTAAGGTTGCTGCAGTGAAAGAATGGCCTAGACCAAAGACCGCCTCAGaggttcgaagctttttgggtttagcaggctattatagaaggtttgttgaggggttctcaaagatagccacacccttaacagaattaactaggaagaatctaaaattatcctggtcagacaagtgtgagcaaagcttccaagagttgaagaatagacttatttcagcaccaatcctcagtttaccaacagaagagggacaatttgcggtatattgtgacgcatctaaacaagggttgggttgtgttctaatgcaagaagggaaggtaattgcttacgcttcaaggcaattaaaagaatacgaacgagatacccgacacatgacctagagttagcgcagtggtttttgcactaaaaatttggcgtcattatctctatggagtgaaatgtgaaatctacaccgatcataagagtttaaagtactttttcacccagagggagttaaacatgaggcagaggagatggttggagctagtcaaagactacgactgcgagataatgtaccatcccggtaaagcc is part of the Cannabis sativa cultivar Pink pepper isolate KNU-18-1 chromosome 5, ASM2916894v1, whole genome shotgun sequence genome and encodes:
- the LOC133037947 gene encoding uncharacterized protein LOC133037947; translation: MERKIYSFIVAAIIFLVATSFSPSAAESEKVELRSDGGNDINHGVDKAKILDMMAYPYPLSKIIMEDNELGVQFCGLCLKPGVTCEKGCLCTWKLGWLIPICKGLCC